CGATGGCTAAGCTAACCGATGAGTACATGGACAAGTTGCCGGTGGTGCCGGGCACTTCGATCGCCGAGATCAAGGAGCGGCTGGCCCCCTTCGAGGCCGCAGGCGTGACCCGCCTGGTAACCCCTTACGTGCCCGCCACCGACGACGTGATTGCAGACGCGCGCCGCTTTATTGAGGCTTGGGGCCGCCAAGCCTGAGACGCGGAGCCCAGATCAACCCCTACCCTCACGAGGATTTACGAATGTGTGATTTCGCCGCTGATGCCGCCGCCGCCGAGCAGCTCCTGGTCGGACGCGTACTTACCGTCAAGCGCGTGCGCGAGCTCAACGCCAAGGATTACTTCTACCAGATGCTCAAGGACAACCCCGAGATGCTCAAGATCTATCCGGGGATCGAAAACGAGCTGCTGGTGGGCGCGATCGATTGCCATATTCACGCCTATCCTGATTTTGTCCATCGCTCCCAGGACATGATTCAGATTGGAATCGATGCCTCCAAGGCGGGGATGCGCGCGCTGGCCTTCAAGGATCATTGGAATATCAGTTGTAACGCCGCCTACCTGGCCCAGCGCCACCTGGACTACCTGGTCGAGAAGGGCGAGTTGACCCATCGGGTAGAAATCTATGGCGGCAGTGGCACCTGCTTCGGGATGAATCCCGAGGCGATCCGGGTTGCGCTCCAGTATCCCAACTTCAAGATGATTTGGTTCCCCACCTTCACTTCACTCGGCTTCTGGCGCGGCGCCGGCCATCCCGAAAAGGGGCGCGTGCGGCTGGTCGCAGAAGATGGCAAGGTACTGCCCGAAGTGGTCGAGATCATGGAGATGGCGACCGAGAAGAAGGTCGGAATCGGGTTTGGCCACACCGATTTCACCGAGCTTTTGCCG
This genomic stretch from Candidatus Binataceae bacterium harbors:
- a CDS encoding DUF6282 family protein; amino-acid sequence: MCDFAADAAAAEQLLVGRVLTVKRVRELNAKDYFYQMLKDNPEMLKIYPGIENELLVGAIDCHIHAYPDFVHRSQDMIQIGIDASKAGMRALAFKDHWNISCNAAYLAQRHLDYLVEKGELTHRVEIYGGSGTCFGMNPEAIRVALQYPNFKMIWFPTFTSLGFWRGAGHPEKGRVRLVAEDGKVLPEVVEIMEMATEKKVGIGFGHTDFTELLPLARKAKEIGVRATLDHPLLELNKLLLDEMKQLADLGIYVGTYCQPMIPSLYQPVADPMETIRTIKEIGADRCIIGSDFGQVLHMDSIDGMRVFIRALLAFGIKPEEVKVMLQDNPAKLMWLD